One Prunus dulcis chromosome 8, ALMONDv2, whole genome shotgun sequence DNA window includes the following coding sequences:
- the LOC117636889 gene encoding casparian strip membrane protein 1-like, whose amino-acid sequence MKSTSGDSTTINIPESRNKTVAKGETPYVRIQAAHPMHDQKGGWKKGISIFDFILRLGATAAALGAAIAMGSSEQTLPFFTQFFQFQASYDDLPTFMFFVIGMGIVGAYLVLSLPFSIVTIVRPHAVAPRLLLLIFDTLALTLNTSCAASAAAIVYLAHNGNSDANWLAICQQFGDFCQQSSGAVVSAFVAVVIFVILILMSASALRKV is encoded by the exons ATGAAGAGCACTAGCGGTGATTCAACCACAATTAACATTCCAGAGTCAAGAAATAAGACGGTTGCTAAAGGAGAAACGCCATACGTAAGGATACAAGCAGCTCATCCCATGCATGATCAAAAGGGAGGATGGAAGAAGGgcatttccatttttgacTTCATTCTCAGGCTTGGCGCTACTGCGGCTGCTCTAGgcgctgccattgccatgggGTCTAGCGAGCAAACTCTTCCTTTCTTCACACAGTTCTTCCAATTCCAGGCTAGTTATGACGACTTGCCTACTTTCAT GTTTTTCGTCATAGGAATGGGGATAGTGGGCGCCTACCTAGTCCTGTCCCTACCCTTCTCCATTGTAACCATTGTTCGTCCCCATGCAGTTGCTCCAAGGCTTCTCTTGCTTATTTTTGACACT CTGGCGCTTACGTTGAACACTTCTTGTGCTGCTTCTGCGGCTGCCATAGTTTACTTGGCTCACAATGGCAATTCAGATGCAAATTGGCTTGCTATCTGCCAACAATTTGGTGATTTCTGCCAGCAATCCAGCGGGGCTGTGGTTTCAGCCTTCGTCGCAGTTGTTATCTTTGTAATCTTGATTCTGATGTCTGCTTCTGCACTCCGAAAAGTTTAA